In Helicobacter bilis, a genomic segment contains:
- a CDS encoding ATP-dependent helicase, translating into MKLNEEQYKACNAPLGHNLVIASAGTGKTSTIVGRIATLIERGIKPHEILLLTFTNKASHEMIERVGKIFDKTLANKIEAGTFHSVAYRYLKEHKKITLKQPRELKILFKSIYDRRQFKFDKAPYSYQYLYDSYSLYKNSTIDQSYGEWLSNKNAEQMDFIDIYEDIFDEFQNLKAEYAYADYNDLLLLYREELVRLKENGEIPYIEVLCDEYQDTNPLQDSIIRAISPQSLFCVGDYDQSIYAFNGADISIITNFVENYQNANVFSLSKNYRSGKHILDLANKVISHNPRIYPKSLEVIKSGVAHLPSVLVYEDMFSQYSGIAKRIKEIHEREGLPYNDFAIIYRNNVSADGLQAALRALHIGSKRKGSGSFFDSKEIEFLLCLCSVLTNERDMMSYIHILSHAKGIGNSIAKDIFEALIILGHGNCKKGLLTPDRTKECYPKKAINSGLGLFDDFFRHEECSRFNNILHKDFHSHPLFSHPKIEHEAASFFNDFFTAYKENNAIFTPRSLLQNLIETPLYKNYTESLLKDRSKTKDGKQDDTLYEDSKKRLLSRLNILCNISENYSNIQSFLNAMVLGGSDINEEDGVNLLSVHASKGLEFSCVFVVDLMDGRFPNHKLAARGGSIEEERRLFYVALTRAKEYLYLSYAKQDSKTSYKPSAFLFEGGLLNKQDFA; encoded by the coding sequence ATGAAATTAAATGAAGAGCAATACAAAGCATGTAATGCCCCCTTAGGGCATAATCTTGTAATAGCAAGTGCTGGGACAGGCAAAACCTCAACGATTGTAGGACGCATTGCAACCTTAATTGAGCGGGGCATTAAACCTCATGAGATTTTACTGCTTACTTTTACAAATAAAGCTTCACATGAAATGATTGAGCGAGTGGGAAAGATATTTGATAAAACATTAGCAAATAAGATTGAAGCAGGGACATTTCATAGTGTCGCTTACCGCTATTTAAAAGAGCATAAAAAAATCACGCTTAAGCAGCCACGAGAGCTAAAGATTCTATTTAAAAGCATTTATGATAGACGGCAGTTTAAGTTTGATAAAGCACCCTATTCCTATCAATATCTCTATGATTCATACTCACTTTATAAAAACAGCACAATAGATCAAAGCTATGGAGAATGGCTAAGTAATAAAAACGCAGAACAGATGGATTTTATCGATATTTATGAAGATATTTTTGATGAGTTTCAGAATCTAAAGGCAGAGTATGCTTATGCGGATTATAATGACTTATTGCTTTTATATAGAGAAGAGTTGGTGCGATTAAAAGAGAATGGCGAGATACCCTATATTGAAGTGCTATGTGATGAATATCAGGATACTAATCCCTTGCAAGATTCTATCATTCGTGCGATTTCACCACAAAGCCTTTTTTGTGTGGGGGATTATGACCAAAGCATTTATGCGTTTAATGGGGCAGATATTAGCATTATTACAAACTTTGTGGAGAATTATCAAAATGCAAATGTCTTTTCCTTGAGTAAAAATTATCGCTCAGGCAAACATATCTTAGACCTTGCAAATAAAGTCATCTCACATAATCCTAGAATCTATCCAAAAAGCCTTGAGGTGATAAAAAGTGGCGTAGCACACCTGCCCTCTGTGCTTGTGTATGAAGATATGTTTTCACAATATAGTGGTATTGCAAAGCGGATAAAAGAGATACATGAAAGAGAGGGGCTGCCCTATAATGATTTTGCTATTATTTATCGTAATAATGTCAGTGCCGATGGTCTGCAAGCAGCATTAAGAGCGCTTCATATTGGTAGCAAGAGAAAGGGGAGTGGGAGCTTTTTTGATTCTAAAGAGATTGAGTTTTTACTATGTTTATGCAGTGTGCTTACAAATGAGCGGGATATGATGAGCTACATTCATATATTAAGCCATGCAAAAGGTATTGGGAATAGCATTGCAAAAGATATTTTTGAAGCCTTAATCATTCTAGGGCATGGGAATTGTAAAAAGGGTTTATTAACACCAGATAGAACAAAAGAGTGCTATCCAAAAAAGGCTATAAATAGCGGTTTGGGGCTATTTGATGACTTTTTTCGCCATGAGGAATGCTCTAGATTCAATAACATTTTACACAAAGATTTTCACTCACACCCGCTTTTTTCACATCCTAAAATAGAGCATGAAGCAGCCTCGTTTTTTAATGATTTTTTTACCGCATATAAGGAAAATAATGCTATTTTCACGCCAAGGTCTCTATTGCAAAATCTAATAGAAACACCACTTTATAAAAATTATACAGAATCTCTACTCAAAGATCGCTCAAAAACTAAAGATGGAAAACAAGATGACACACTCTATGAAGATTCTAAAAAAAGGCTATTATCGCGTCTTAATATCCTGTGTAATATCAGTGAAAACTACTCTAATATCCAGTCGTTCTTAAATGCAATGGTGCTTGGTGGCAGTGATATAAATGAGGAAGATGGGGTAAATCTTTTAAGCGTGCATGCGAGTAAAGGGCTGGAGTTTTCATGTGTATTTGTAGTGGATTTAATGGATGGTAGATTCCCAAATCATAAGCTTGCAGCAAGGGGTGGAAGCATTGAAGAAGAAAGACGACTTTTTTATGTAGCTTTAACTAGGGCAAAGGAGTATCTCTATCTCTCTTATGCAAAGCAAGATAGCAAAACCTCATATAAGCCATCAGCTTTTTTATTTGAAGGGGGGTTATTAAACAAGCAAGATTTTGCATGA
- the leuB gene encoding 3-isopropylmalate dehydrogenase: MKKQIAVIQGDGIGKEVITQALKVLDSISKVYKHEFVYKEVLAGGCAIDACGECLPKESLEVCKNSDSVLLGAVGGPKWDKEPSHNRPESALLRLRKELGVFANIRPATLLPELKNASPLKSEILQKGIDFVIVRELVGGAYFGRHLCEEKNGEKVATDEMSYTQSQIESIAKVGFEIAQKRKKNLVSVDKANVLSSSRLWREVVENVAKDYPDVSLEHMYVDNAAMQICRMPSAFDVILTENMFGDILSDEASVITGTIGVIPSASLSQGTLGLYEPIHGSAPDIAGQDKANPIGTILSVAMMLELSFGLKQEAQAVRNAVNLALKEGYRTGDMMDKDSKLIGCEKMGDIISGFVG, from the coding sequence ATGAAAAAACAAATCGCAGTAATACAGGGCGATGGTATCGGCAAAGAAGTCATCACACAAGCCCTAAAGGTGTTAGATTCTATATCAAAAGTGTATAAGCACGAGTTTGTGTATAAGGAAGTCTTAGCAGGTGGCTGTGCGATTGATGCTTGTGGGGAGTGTTTGCCCAAAGAAAGTTTAGAAGTTTGTAAAAATAGTGATAGCGTTTTGCTAGGGGCGGTTGGCGGTCCAAAATGGGATAAAGAGCCAAGCCATAATCGCCCAGAATCCGCCCTTTTACGACTTAGAAAAGAGCTAGGCGTATTTGCTAATATCCGCCCAGCCACGCTTTTGCCGGAGCTAAAAAATGCTAGTCCGCTAAAGAGTGAGATTTTACAAAAGGGCATTGATTTTGTTATCGTGCGTGAGCTTGTGGGTGGAGCGTATTTTGGTAGGCATTTGTGTGAGGAGAAAAATGGCGAAAAAGTCGCTACCGATGAGATGAGCTATACACAATCTCAAATTGAATCTATCGCAAAAGTAGGCTTTGAAATCGCACAAAAACGCAAAAAAAACCTTGTGTCCGTGGATAAGGCAAATGTGTTAAGCTCATCGCGTTTATGGCGTGAAGTGGTGGAAAATGTGGCAAAAGACTATCCCGATGTAAGTCTAGAGCATATGTATGTGGATAATGCAGCAATGCAGATTTGTAGAATGCCGAGTGCGTTTGATGTGATTTTAACGGAGAATATGTTTGGGGATATTTTGAGCGATGAAGCAAGTGTCATCACAGGCACCATTGGCGTAATCCCTTCAGCTTCACTCTCTCAAGGCACTTTAGGGCTATATGAGCCAATCCACGGCAGCGCACCGGATATTGCCGGACAGGATAAGGCGAATCCTATTGGCACGATTTTATCCGTGGCGATGATGTTAGAGCTTTCATTTGGGCTAAAGCAAGAGGCACAAGCGGTGCGAAATGCGGTGAATCTTGCCTTGAAAGAAGGCTATCGCACAGGCGATATGATGGATAAAGATTCAAAGCTGATAGGCTGTGAAAAAATGGGGGATATTATCAGTGGGTTTGTGGGGTAG